A genomic window from Bacteroidales bacterium includes:
- a CDS encoding serine hydrolase, with translation HDENAALLGGVSGHAGVFGNANDLAKLMQMYLNMGIYGGERYIEEKTMETFTSAPFRRQGNRRGIGFDKPETDSRKQNPAAGNASLESFGHSGFTGTYAWADPKTGLLLVFLSNRICPETTNTKLITSDLRTRVFELLTDAIETKE, from the coding sequence CATGATGAAAATGCAGCATTATTGGGAGGGGTAAGCGGACATGCCGGCGTATTCGGCAATGCCAATGACCTCGCCAAACTGATGCAGATGTACCTGAATATGGGAATATATGGCGGTGAACGGTATATTGAAGAAAAAACCATGGAAACATTTACCTCAGCCCCGTTCCGCAGGCAGGGAAACCGCCGGGGGATCGGATTTGATAAGCCTGAGACAGATTCCAGGAAGCAGAATCCCGCTGCTGGAAACGCATCATTGGAAAGCTTTGGCCATAGCGGCTTTACCGGAACATATGCCTGGGCAGATCCTAAGACCGGACTATTGCTCGTTTTTTTATCCAACCGGATATGCCCTGAAACCACCAATACCAAATTGATTACCTCCGATTTACGAACAAGGGTTTTTGAATTACTGACCGACGCGATAGAAACAAAAGAATAA